A region from the Rubricoccus marinus genome encodes:
- a CDS encoding FlgD immunoglobulin-like domain containing protein has translation MIRPLPPHRASGAATLLLALATAALGACTPPVGVTDFVIVQGYRVSPTFNAFTQPCTIQYSLDEPALVQIRVVRVDPDGNKELVRQITQERRETAGPRTAAWRGVGPSGLFAPQGEYQIELYARLDGSDRTEAWTLTTIMFRS, from the coding sequence GTGATCCGGCCCCTCCCACCCCACCGGGCCTCTGGCGCGGCGACGCTCCTCCTCGCGCTGGCCACGGCCGCGCTCGGCGCCTGCACGCCGCCCGTCGGCGTCACCGACTTCGTCATCGTCCAGGGCTACCGCGTCAGCCCCACGTTCAACGCCTTTACCCAGCCCTGCACCATCCAGTACAGCCTGGACGAGCCCGCCCTGGTGCAGATCCGCGTCGTGCGGGTCGACCCCGACGGCAACAAGGAGCTGGTGCGCCAGATCACCCAGGAGCGCCGCGAGACCGCCGGGCCACGCACGGCCGCTTGGCGCGGCGTCGGACCGAGCGGCCTTTTCGCCCCCCAGGGCGAATACCAGATCGAGCTCTACGCCCGCCTCGACGGCTCCGACCGCACCGAGGCGTGGACGCTCACCACCATCATGTTCCGCTCGTGA
- a CDS encoding metal-dependent hydrolase has protein sequence MRLGTHITGGVLAYTVSATFFQVPWTPTGIVVAAAASAAPDVDTLGSTVGRMCAPVARRIERRFGHRTITHCYAAQVAVGVLALPFVWADLPHLYAAVLAGYTSHCFLDTLTVQGVRIFWPWSDVRGVFPFYNRQETAYRTTTGSRADTFFGVGFLIVTIPFGFVQADGYQRLVRRVQADASAAVRDFLDWSAEGYIVHVDVEASDPQQMRRLSGRFEAIGTTGANTLLVRDSTDGLVFSLGPAYTANFQPDRVVAHQGEHVTISRRQINMEGRVLADLENLVPRTADGTRVRHLLDGQVTLTEAAGVTPDEFHFNTVTGAEKRIAFRFATLRDLERLQLLGSIVEAGVVNVRVYLPTGLAESYDPEGMGSSEVRRVSFAHKPSEPPRLLIDEGDTVALGDTLAALTSASLLTAQLDVAEAAANLAAAQGDLPPLASNNVALRQRLAAAEAAEARVQDRAAEGFEPPSAVEAARAEAADLRAQLSAAEAAASARRAEWQRGRAERIRTASARLRRARIRQQAAVRDGYVLSTGAGTVRQIERREVGPDRTEVRVVLVAPRTTAPDRLPAPTSSRAPAGERDATHARRPAARTP, from the coding sequence TTGCGCCTAGGCACCCACATCACCGGCGGCGTGCTCGCCTACACCGTGAGCGCCACCTTTTTCCAGGTGCCGTGGACGCCCACGGGCATCGTCGTCGCCGCAGCCGCGTCCGCGGCGCCCGACGTCGACACGTTGGGCAGCACCGTCGGCCGGATGTGCGCGCCCGTCGCCCGGCGCATCGAGCGACGCTTCGGCCACCGCACCATCACCCACTGCTACGCGGCGCAGGTCGCCGTGGGCGTGCTGGCGCTCCCGTTCGTCTGGGCCGACCTGCCCCACCTCTACGCGGCCGTCCTGGCGGGCTACACCTCGCACTGCTTTCTCGACACCCTCACCGTCCAGGGCGTCCGCATCTTCTGGCCGTGGAGCGACGTGCGCGGGGTTTTCCCGTTCTATAACCGGCAGGAGACCGCCTACCGCACCACGACGGGGAGCCGCGCCGACACCTTTTTCGGCGTCGGCTTCCTGATCGTGACCATCCCCTTCGGGTTCGTCCAGGCCGACGGCTACCAGCGCCTCGTCCGCCGCGTCCAGGCCGACGCCTCCGCCGCCGTCCGCGACTTCCTCGATTGGAGCGCCGAGGGCTACATCGTCCACGTGGACGTCGAGGCGTCGGACCCCCAGCAGATGCGCCGCCTCTCGGGCCGCTTCGAGGCCATCGGCACGACGGGCGCCAACACGCTCCTCGTGCGCGACAGCACCGACGGGCTCGTGTTCTCCCTCGGGCCGGCCTACACCGCCAACTTCCAGCCCGACCGCGTCGTGGCGCACCAGGGCGAGCACGTCACCATCTCGCGGCGGCAGATCAACATGGAGGGCCGCGTGCTGGCCGACCTCGAGAACCTCGTCCCGCGCACCGCCGACGGAACGCGCGTCCGCCACCTCCTCGACGGCCAGGTCACCCTCACCGAGGCCGCGGGCGTCACGCCCGACGAGTTCCACTTCAACACCGTCACCGGCGCGGAGAAGAGGATCGCCTTCCGCTTCGCCACGCTCCGCGACCTGGAGCGGCTGCAGCTTCTCGGCTCCATCGTCGAGGCGGGCGTCGTCAACGTCCGCGTCTACCTCCCCACCGGCCTGGCCGAATCCTACGACCCGGAGGGCATGGGCTCGTCCGAGGTCCGCCGCGTGTCTTTCGCGCACAAGCCGTCCGAGCCGCCCCGGCTTCTCATCGACGAAGGCGACACCGTGGCGCTCGGCGACACCCTCGCCGCTCTCACGTCCGCGTCGCTGCTCACCGCGCAGCTCGACGTGGCCGAGGCTGCAGCCAACCTCGCCGCGGCCCAGGGCGACCTCCCGCCTCTGGCGTCCAACAACGTCGCGCTCCGCCAGAGGCTCGCCGCTGCCGAGGCTGCCGAGGCCCGCGTCCAAGACCGCGCCGCCGAGGGCTTCGAGCCGCCGTCGGCCGTGGAGGCCGCCCGCGCCGAGGCCGCCGACCTCCGCGCCCAGCTCTCCGCCGCCGAAGCCGCGGCCTCCGCACGTCGGGCGGAGTGGCAGCGTGGCCGAGCCGAGCGCATCCGCACCGCCAGCGCCCGCCTCCGCCGCGCACGCATCCGGCAGCAGGCCGCCGTCCGCGACGGCTACGTGCTCTCCACCGGCGCAGGCACCGTGCGCCAGATCGAACGCCGCGAGGTCGGCCCCGACCGGACCGAGGTGCGTGTCGTGCTCGTCGCGCCGCGCACAACTGCGCCCGACCGCCTCCCTGCCCCTACTTCGTCTCGCGCTCCTGCCGGCGAGAGGGACGCCACCCACGCCCGCCGACCGGCGGCACGAACGCCCTAG
- a CDS encoding thermonuclease family protein — protein MPRLEATPHLAGRPSSATLAAAPPPGLSLQSASGVARVVALLTVLLAGCAPGDGRAATTDRAPGEAYTVERIVDGDTVVLTDARGREEKVRVQGIDTPETHASSKLDRDVARAQGQRSALDREAIRALGAGASSHAARLLPPGAAVRVVTDDGRAPAQRDRYGRLVGTIHATDDFGQPFDFGARMIADGYAHAYDGGGRYPHERMGYYRALQREARASGAGLWADGLDALDP, from the coding sequence GTGCCGCGCCTCGAAGCCACCCCGCACCTGGCCGGAAGGCCCTCAAGCGCCACCCTTGCGGCGGCGCCACCGCCGGGGCTCTCCCTCCAGTCCGCCTCTGGCGTGGCGCGCGTCGTCGCGCTCCTCACCGTTCTCCTGGCCGGATGCGCGCCGGGCGACGGCCGGGCCGCGACGACGGACAGAGCCCCCGGCGAGGCCTACACCGTCGAGCGCATCGTCGACGGCGACACGGTCGTGCTCACCGACGCCAGAGGCCGCGAGGAAAAGGTCCGCGTCCAGGGCATCGACACGCCCGAGACACACGCCTCCTCGAAGCTCGACCGCGACGTGGCCCGAGCCCAGGGCCAACGCAGCGCGCTCGACCGCGAAGCCATCCGTGCGCTAGGGGCTGGTGCCTCCAGTCATGCCGCCCGCCTCCTACCGCCCGGCGCGGCCGTCCGCGTGGTGACGGATGATGGGCGGGCACCCGCCCAACGCGACCGCTACGGCCGTCTCGTCGGCACCATCCACGCCACCGACGACTTCGGCCAGCCCTTCGATTTCGGCGCCCGCATGATCGCCGACGGCTACGCCCACGCCTATGACGGCGGCGGACGCTATCCGCACGAGCGGATGGGCTACTACCGCGCCCTCCAACGCGAGGCCCGCGCCTCTGGCGCCGGTCTCTGGGCCGACGGCCTGGACGCGCTCGATCCCTAA
- a CDS encoding endonuclease, whose translation MAASPLSLCSRLVPLAFALLAVPVTAQTYTDDDQTLVLFDAMCCQAGDTPIDQHAPEIGEAWTVEGTADDALKPTVTSSRLAFQPGSPAIAVGRGPTGERTLRAVVWEPQGHTADVTLYLMERYRDPHNYAALRLRWTATGRTVAVDAVAVASGAAAAPVALGTLPASGYARRVPVVITSAPSSTGHTWTVHVDGAALPTASVPGLVGAPAFGLAADAPAHPHPDGHHAAVEDVMVLVPSAPATVVCDGLRGWTAESCIRGAFTPLRTYNYDEARDHLFETVWASGAGGDERDVGGLYGGLVRTWTPRSPLSPREQMQAQDFNTEHVWPRSRGAQTHPSTDGAAHNDLHHLAPAYGPFNSARSNRAFGDDFPASDTQKWLRNATSRYNSSGPPSDPETWSRVEYDFLRQSDNGDGWKELDELGRFDVRHALRGDVARMAAYFLTTYRIEAEMGDEGRAFIDATLDVLLDWHEADPVDDAERERNERVYRIQGNRNPFVLDPTLMRRTFYQGANQPRPRDLWINEVHHSNSGADQNEGVEIAGRAGTDLYGYRVWVYSGYGYVYQVDGDGTDNSPAIAFRGTIDDEGGGLGAVWQGAEGLRGGCQGLALTDPDGALLQFLSYGGCRFNATSGPVHEAAERHASGAGSPAHPDSLAWSTAIRGPRQAGGTHRRVQQWSELPPGHTLQLTGAGSAYADFAWTGPLPHSRGRLNSWQAPASAANPASGWASGDAVPLGLLAPAVDTGHDEDAPHTPLAAPLAPEAGELTVSRPAPNPARSAARLTVSAPPGTRVVAAVYDALGRTVLRQRPVGAVLGLDVSRLAPGVYTVRVTAEGATQAVTRLLTVAR comes from the coding sequence ATGGCCGCCTCTCCCCTCTCGCTCTGCTCCCGGCTCGTGCCTCTGGCGTTCGCCCTGCTCGCGGTCCCCGTCACCGCGCAGACCTACACCGACGACGACCAGACCCTCGTGCTCTTCGACGCGATGTGCTGCCAGGCAGGCGACACGCCCATCGACCAGCACGCGCCGGAGATCGGCGAGGCCTGGACGGTCGAGGGCACAGCGGACGACGCGCTCAAGCCCACCGTCACGTCCAGCCGACTCGCCTTTCAGCCCGGCTCTCCCGCCATCGCCGTGGGCCGGGGGCCGACCGGCGAGCGCACCCTCCGCGCCGTCGTGTGGGAGCCCCAGGGCCACACCGCCGACGTCACGCTCTACCTCATGGAGCGCTACCGGGACCCCCACAACTACGCCGCGCTCCGGCTCCGCTGGACGGCGACGGGCAGAACGGTCGCCGTCGATGCCGTCGCCGTCGCCTCTGGCGCCGCGGCGGCACCGGTCGCCCTCGGCACGCTCCCCGCCAGCGGCTACGCCCGGCGCGTCCCGGTCGTGATCACGAGCGCCCCGTCTTCCACCGGTCACACCTGGACCGTCCACGTAGACGGCGCGGCCCTGCCGACCGCCTCCGTCCCCGGACTCGTGGGCGCGCCCGCCTTCGGCCTCGCCGCCGACGCGCCCGCGCACCCCCACCCCGACGGTCACCACGCCGCGGTCGAAGACGTGATGGTCCTCGTACCGAGCGCCCCCGCCACCGTCGTCTGCGACGGGCTCCGAGGCTGGACCGCCGAGAGCTGCATCCGAGGCGCCTTCACCCCCCTCCGGACCTACAACTACGACGAGGCCCGCGACCACCTCTTCGAGACCGTCTGGGCCTCTGGCGCGGGCGGCGACGAACGCGACGTGGGCGGCCTCTACGGCGGCCTCGTCCGCACCTGGACCCCGCGCTCGCCGCTCTCGCCGCGCGAGCAGATGCAGGCCCAGGACTTCAACACCGAGCACGTCTGGCCCCGGTCGCGTGGCGCCCAGACCCACCCCTCCACCGACGGCGCCGCGCACAACGACCTCCACCACCTCGCCCCGGCCTACGGCCCCTTCAACTCCGCCCGCTCGAACCGCGCCTTTGGCGACGACTTCCCCGCGTCCGACACCCAAAAGTGGCTCCGAAACGCCACCAGCCGCTACAACTCGTCGGGGCCGCCGTCCGACCCGGAGACCTGGAGCCGTGTCGAGTACGATTTCCTCCGCCAGTCGGACAACGGCGACGGCTGGAAGGAGCTGGACGAGCTCGGCCGCTTCGACGTGCGCCACGCCCTGCGCGGCGACGTCGCGCGCATGGCCGCCTACTTCCTCACCACCTACCGCATCGAGGCCGAGATGGGCGACGAAGGCCGTGCCTTCATCGACGCCACACTCGATGTGCTTCTCGACTGGCACGAGGCCGACCCCGTCGACGACGCCGAGCGCGAGCGGAACGAGCGCGTGTACCGCATCCAGGGCAACCGCAACCCCTTCGTGCTCGACCCGACGCTCATGCGCCGCACGTTCTACCAGGGGGCCAACCAGCCGCGCCCACGCGACCTGTGGATCAACGAGGTCCACCACTCCAACAGCGGCGCCGACCAGAACGAGGGCGTAGAAATCGCAGGCCGCGCAGGGACGGACCTCTATGGCTACCGCGTCTGGGTCTACTCCGGCTACGGGTACGTCTACCAGGTTGACGGCGACGGCACCGACAACTCCCCTGCCATCGCCTTCCGGGGCACGATCGACGACGAAGGCGGCGGGCTCGGCGCCGTCTGGCAAGGCGCCGAAGGGCTCCGGGGCGGCTGCCAGGGACTCGCGCTCACCGACCCCGACGGCGCCCTCCTGCAGTTCCTCTCCTACGGCGGCTGCCGGTTCAACGCCACGAGCGGCCCCGTCCACGAGGCCGCCGAACGCCACGCCTCTGGCGCGGGGTCGCCCGCGCACCCCGACTCGCTCGCGTGGAGCACCGCCATCCGCGGCCCGCGCCAGGCCGGCGGCACCCACCGCCGCGTCCAGCAGTGGAGCGAACTCCCACCCGGCCACACCCTCCAGCTCACCGGCGCGGGCTCCGCCTACGCCGACTTCGCCTGGACCGGGCCGCTCCCGCACTCGCGCGGCCGCCTCAACAGCTGGCAGGCGCCCGCATCCGCCGCCAATCCCGCGAGCGGGTGGGCCTCTGGCGACGCCGTCCCCCTCGGCCTCCTCGCACCCGCCGTCGACACCGGCCACGACGAAGACGCGCCCCACACACCGCTCGCGGCGCCTCTGGCGCCAGAGGCCGGGGAGTTGACGGTCTCTCGCCCCGCACCCAACCCGGCGCGCAGCGCGGCCCGCCTGACCGTCTCCGCACCGCCCGGCACCCGCGTCGTGGCGGCGGTCTACGACGCCCTCGGCCGCACCGTCCTGCGCCAGAGGCCCGTGGGGGCCGTGCTCGGCCTCGACGTGTCGCGCCTCGCCCCTGGCGTCTACACCGTCCGCGTCACAGCGGAGGGCGCCACGCAGGCCGTCACCCGCCTGCTCACCGTCGCCCGCTGA
- a CDS encoding endonuclease encodes MRLPLIAAAVLTWVPHAASQPSPPRAVAREIPSERRRADPPSPANSASLIYPGLTGDELTAALAATYAPVSTYPYDRARDTLFAAVHMERDAGGTSTDSLRGFYSGHAVWIDPALDPTAAAWASSPRFSTEHLWPENRGASEGTDAHRDMHHLAPVMQSVNSSRSDHPFGEIVDTDADRWWGPDGTTRTAPPPLRVRDLYTEKRNGPSPVLEPREDRAGDAARAMFYVWTVYGPSGADHLDAAFWTAQRDVLLDWHEQDPPGQTEIERTLTIEAHQGTANPFVLDATLASRAFGPPPVLVTLASFTAEHTTSGARIAWSKSAEAGVASFRIDGRADVFGSPWTTWGAVDARGQPSAYGLDVARAASGGPLAVGAYRVGLTAIDTTGDETPLGDVGLSIDASTDSENGPDAQPFTLAAPTPNPAGSRTTATLTLARPAHVRAAVYDALGREVSVVYDRLAGPGTDPGGRVDLQVDTSGLAAGVYALRVTVSGHGAAVDGSAVDSSAAQARLFTVSR; translated from the coding sequence ATGCGCCTCCCCCTGATCGCAGCCGCCGTCCTCACGTGGGTCCCGCACGCGGCCTCACAGCCCTCACCCCCGCGCGCCGTCGCGCGCGAGATCCCCAGCGAGCGCCGGCGAGCGGATCCCCCATCCCCCGCGAACTCAGCGAGCCTGATCTACCCCGGCCTCACCGGAGACGAGCTGACGGCCGCGCTGGCCGCGACCTACGCGCCCGTCTCCACCTACCCCTACGACCGCGCCCGCGACACCCTCTTCGCCGCCGTCCACATGGAGCGCGATGCGGGTGGCACCTCGACCGACTCGCTCCGCGGCTTCTACAGCGGGCACGCCGTCTGGATCGACCCGGCGCTCGACCCGACGGCAGCGGCCTGGGCCTCCTCCCCTCGCTTCTCCACCGAGCACCTCTGGCCCGAGAACCGGGGCGCGAGCGAGGGCACCGACGCGCACCGCGACATGCACCACCTCGCGCCGGTCATGCAGTCGGTCAACTCGTCCCGCAGCGATCACCCGTTCGGCGAGATCGTTGACACAGACGCCGACCGCTGGTGGGGTCCCGACGGCACCACGCGGACCGCTCCGCCGCCACTTCGAGTCCGCGACCTCTACACCGAGAAGCGCAACGGGCCGAGCCCCGTCCTCGAACCGCGCGAGGACCGAGCGGGCGACGCCGCCCGCGCCATGTTCTACGTCTGGACCGTCTACGGCCCCTCGGGCGCGGACCACCTCGACGCCGCGTTCTGGACCGCGCAGCGAGACGTGCTCCTCGACTGGCACGAGCAGGACCCGCCAGGCCAAACGGAGATCGAGCGGACGCTGACGATCGAGGCCCACCAGGGCACGGCCAACCCCTTCGTGCTCGACGCCACGCTCGCCTCGCGAGCCTTCGGCCCGCCGCCTGTCCTCGTCACACTCGCCTCCTTCACTGCCGAGCATACCACCTCTGGCGCCCGCATCGCGTGGAGCAAGTCGGCCGAGGCGGGCGTCGCCTCGTTCCGCATCGACGGCCGCGCCGACGTGTTCGGGTCGCCCTGGACGACGTGGGGCGCGGTCGACGCCAGAGGCCAGCCGTCGGCATACGGCCTGGACGTCGCTCGTGCGGCCTCTGGCGGCCCCCTCGCCGTCGGCGCGTACCGGGTTGGCCTGACCGCCATCGATACCACCGGCGACGAAACGCCGCTGGGCGACGTCGGCCTCTCCATCGACGCCTCGACCGACAGCGAAAACGGTCCCGACGCCCAACCGTTCACCCTCGCGGCGCCCACCCCGAACCCGGCGGGCAGTCGCACCACGGCCACGCTCACGCTCGCCCGCCCTGCCCACGTGCGTGCCGCGGTCTACGACGCGCTCGGGCGCGAGGTGTCCGTCGTCTACGACCGGCTCGCTGGGCCGGGGACAGACCCCGGTGGCCGCGTGGACCTCCAGGTCGACACGAGCGGCCTGGCGGCGGGCGTCTACGCCCTTCGGGTGACCGTGAGCGGCCACGGTGCCGCCGTAGACGGCTCCGCCGTGGACAGCTCCGCTGCCCAGGCGCGGCTGTTCACCGTCTCCCGTTGA
- a CDS encoding DUF6933 domain-containing protein: MRGRLAPGPPPEVGSLGTWYANVVPLPYPGRSVVLFMAADAMLSVVAPGRSLGTTLPVFQHRVPRLLHRLGLPEAWAEAKARDLADIHIARAGAETLDRRVLGTMNDAAVQIRYDAEAAGAFERLDLDAVEDGLADVPLGALGYSSPAETVVRVARGERSGEERSGG, encoded by the coding sequence GTGCGTGGCCGCCTCGCACCCGGTCCTCCGCCGGAGGTCGGGTCCCTCGGGACGTGGTACGCGAACGTCGTCCCGCTGCCCTACCCAGGCCGTTCGGTCGTGCTGTTCATGGCCGCCGACGCCATGCTGAGCGTCGTCGCTCCAGGTCGGTCGCTTGGGACGACGCTGCCCGTTTTTCAGCACCGCGTGCCCCGCCTCTTGCACCGACTCGGGCTCCCGGAGGCGTGGGCCGAAGCGAAAGCGAGGGACCTGGCAGACATCCACATCGCGCGTGCGGGCGCCGAGACCCTAGACCGCCGGGTGCTCGGAACCATGAACGACGCGGCCGTCCAGATTCGCTACGATGCCGAGGCCGCTGGGGCGTTCGAGCGGCTCGACCTGGACGCTGTGGAGGATGGACTGGCGGACGTGCCGCTCGGTGCGCTCGGCTACAGCAGCCCGGCGGAGACCGTGGTGAGGGTTGCGAGGGGGGAGCGCTCTGGCGAGGAGCGCTCCGGCGGGTAG
- a CDS encoding DUF6429 family protein, with protein sequence MDYDENKVDEAALALLWLTAWREASYPEGALGPGEPAVEVWRAWRGIDWAVLDRLHAGGLIGDPKTKAKSVWLTTTGRAQAEAAFGRLFARGEGGAPAGAAPDDAVGDDASPDAPRSTR encoded by the coding sequence ATGGACTACGACGAGAACAAAGTGGACGAGGCCGCGCTCGCGCTTCTCTGGCTGACCGCGTGGCGCGAGGCGTCCTATCCCGAGGGTGCGTTGGGGCCGGGGGAGCCGGCCGTGGAGGTGTGGCGCGCGTGGAGGGGGATCGACTGGGCTGTGCTCGACCGCCTGCATGCGGGGGGCCTGATCGGGGACCCGAAGACGAAGGCGAAATCGGTATGGCTGACCACGACGGGGCGCGCCCAGGCCGAGGCGGCCTTTGGCAGGCTGTTCGCGAGAGGGGAGGGCGGGGCGCCTGCTGGCGCTGCTCCTGACGACGCTGTCGGGGACGACGCCTCGCCGGACGCCCCTCGCAGCACGCGGTGA
- a CDS encoding DUF1493 family protein, whose product MDSARLERLKALISERQGVPEHEIWPSSRLTEDLGMAGADGWEFVESFADAFEVDITRFQSDPHFGPEAGSPLVGIILGAVVVAGSISLWTVPVSAIGLVAGYRWLSRRSARSGPYTVTVDDLMRYAEAGEWTFDYEQAKLNHNARAR is encoded by the coding sequence ATGGACTCCGCTCGACTGGAACGGTTGAAGGCCCTGATTTCGGAGCGCCAAGGCGTGCCCGAGCACGAGATCTGGCCGTCGTCCCGACTGACGGAGGACCTTGGCATGGCCGGGGCCGACGGGTGGGAGTTCGTCGAGTCGTTCGCAGATGCCTTCGAGGTAGACATCACCCGGTTCCAGTCCGATCCGCACTTCGGTCCAGAAGCGGGTTCGCCGCTCGTCGGCATCATCCTTGGCGCTGTGGTCGTCGCGGGCTCTATCTCGCTGTGGACCGTGCCCGTTTCTGCTATCGGTCTCGTCGCAGGCTACCGCTGGTTATCTCGTCGTAGCGCGAGGAGTGGGCCGTACACGGTCACTGTTGACGACCTCATGCGGTACGCGGAGGCGGGCGAGTGGACGTTCGATTATGAGCAGGCCAAACTCAACCACAATGCCCGGGCGCGCTAA
- a CDS encoding integron integrase, with protein MPLPSPTPPEASGDSASDTPASGASASGGPVLLDAVRTACRLRHYSIRTEAAYASWAKRFCLFHRDTDGRPRHPETMGEAEVVAFLAHLAEERDVASSTQNQALAAILFLYDAVLGAPLADLGAFPRAKRPKRLPVVLTRAETEAVLSRLDGTPRLVASLLYGSGLRLLEALRLRVKDVGLAEGQVTVREGKGDRDRVTMLPVALEEPLRLQLEVVRALHARDRAGGYGAVYLPSALAHKYPNAAYETGWQYVFPAARRSVDPRSPEAGAVRRHHLGESAVQKAVRTAAKAAGVEKPVSPHAFRHSFATHMLERGADIRTVQELLGHKDVRTTEVYTHVLNRGVRGVTSPLDGLTA; from the coding sequence ATGCCCCTCCCCTCCCCTACCCCGCCAGAGGCCTCTGGCGACTCGGCTTCCGACACCCCGGCCTCTGGCGCCTCCGCCTCTGGCGGCCCGGTGCTGCTCGACGCCGTCCGCACCGCCTGCCGCCTCCGCCACTACTCCATCCGCACCGAGGCCGCCTACGCCTCTTGGGCCAAGCGCTTCTGCCTCTTCCACCGCGACACGGACGGCCGCCCCCGCCACCCCGAGACGATGGGCGAGGCCGAGGTCGTCGCCTTCCTCGCCCACCTCGCCGAGGAGCGGGACGTCGCCTCCAGCACGCAGAACCAGGCCCTCGCCGCGATCCTCTTCCTCTACGACGCCGTGCTCGGCGCGCCTCTGGCGGACCTCGGCGCCTTCCCCCGCGCCAAGCGGCCCAAGCGGCTCCCCGTCGTGCTCACCCGCGCCGAGACCGAGGCCGTGCTCTCCCGCCTCGACGGCACGCCCCGCCTCGTCGCCAGCCTGCTCTACGGCTCCGGGCTCCGCCTCCTCGAAGCCCTCCGCCTCCGCGTCAAGGACGTCGGCCTCGCCGAGGGGCAGGTCACCGTCCGCGAGGGCAAGGGCGACCGCGACCGCGTGACCATGCTCCCGGTGGCGCTCGAGGAGCCGCTCCGCCTCCAGTTGGAAGTCGTCCGCGCGCTGCACGCCCGCGACCGCGCCGGGGGCTACGGCGCGGTCTACCTCCCGAGCGCGCTCGCGCACAAGTACCCGAACGCCGCCTACGAGACCGGCTGGCAGTACGTCTTCCCCGCCGCGCGCCGTTCGGTCGACCCGCGCAGTCCTGAGGCGGGCGCCGTGCGGCGGCACCACCTCGGCGAGAGCGCGGTCCAGAAGGCCGTCCGCACAGCCGCGAAGGCCGCAGGCGTCGAGAAGCCCGTCAGCCCCCACGCCTTCCGGCACAGCTTCGCCACGCACATGCTCGAGCGCGGGGCCGACATCCGGACCGTGCAGGAGCTGCTCGGGCACAAGGACGTGCGCACGACCGAGGTCTACACCCACGTGCTCAACCGCGGCGTGCGCGGCGTCACCAGCCCGCTCGATGGGCTTACCGCCTGA
- a CDS encoding ParA family protein: MLALCVLNQKGGTAKTTTAVHLAARYAADGVRTVLLDLDPQGHTARCLGIAPEVPSATARLLRDEAALGDVTVEARPHLDLVASSGDVAQVAAALPPADGVYRLADKAEAFRAYGALVIDCPPELGVLTLAASALVADLISGGARGGLVVPVTPEPLAVVGLSDLLKTQRRLEPRGVMPPVFAVVPTRVDSRNRVTREVAEALEATFPGRVSPGVRTTVRLAEAPSAGQTIYEYDPGGRGAEDYTAVAHFLNELPQRDHVEA; the protein is encoded by the coding sequence GTGCTCGCGCTCTGCGTCTTGAATCAGAAAGGGGGGACGGCCAAAACGACGACGGCCGTCCACCTCGCCGCCCGCTACGCCGCCGACGGCGTGCGGACGGTGCTCCTCGACCTCGACCCGCAGGGGCACACGGCTCGGTGCCTGGGCATCGCGCCCGAGGTGCCGTCGGCGACGGCTCGGCTGCTGCGTGACGAGGCGGCGTTGGGCGACGTGACCGTGGAGGCGCGGCCCCACCTCGACCTGGTGGCGTCATCGGGTGACGTGGCGCAGGTGGCGGCGGCGTTGCCCCCGGCGGACGGGGTGTACCGTCTGGCCGACAAGGCGGAGGCGTTTCGGGCGTACGGGGCGCTGGTGATCGACTGCCCGCCGGAGCTGGGCGTGCTGACGCTGGCGGCCTCGGCGCTGGTGGCGGACCTGATCTCGGGTGGCGCCAGAGGCGGGCTGGTGGTGCCGGTGACGCCGGAGCCCCTGGCGGTGGTGGGGCTCTCGGACCTGCTCAAGACGCAGCGGCGGCTGGAGCCCCGGGGGGTAATGCCGCCCGTCTTCGCGGTGGTGCCGACGCGGGTGGACAGCCGGAACCGCGTGACGCGCGAGGTGGCGGAGGCGCTGGAGGCGACGTTTCCGGGGCGGGTCTCGCCCGGCGTGCGGACGACGGTGCGGCTGGCGGAGGCGCCGAGCGCGGGGCAGACGATCTACGAGTACGACCCCGGGGGGCGCGGCGCGGAGGACTACACGGCCGTCGCCCATTTTCTGAACGAGTTGCCCCAGCGGGACCATGTCGAAGCGTAA